The Deltaproteobacteria bacterium genomic interval GCGGCGCAGGGGCCCATCATGGCCGCCACCTGCGGCACCACCCCGGAGAGCCTCACCTGGTCGTAAAAAAGTTTTCCGGTAGAGGCAAACTTGGAGCTGGCGATCTCCTGAATCCGCGCCCCCGCCGAATCCAACAGCCAGACCAGCGGAAAGCGCTGGGCCAGCGCCATCTCCCTCATCCGGTCGGCCTTCCGTTCGTTGACCTCTCCGATCGTTCCGGCGATGACGGTAAAGTCGTAGGCGATCACGCCGGCCCTCCGGCCGTTGATGTTTCCGAATCCGCAGACAACACCGTCGGCCGGCGTCAATTTTTCCGAAAGCGTGGGATCATCCGACTGATGTTCCGCCAGAATGCCGATTTCGGTGAAGGTCTCCTCGTCGAAGAGAAGGTTGATCCGCTCGCGGACGGTCAGCTTGCCCTGCGCCCGTTGTTTGGCGATCTCCTCGTCCCCTCCCATTTGGAGGGCTGTCTGTTTTTTTTGAAGAAGGGCCTCGGTAAGCTGTTTAAGTGAAGGCATTGAGATCGGGAGATTATACAGCCCTTCATGAATCCGTCAAATCGGAATTGGGGGTAAGGCCGGCGCCGGCATTGTCCATGGCGCGAATGAAGCTGATGCCGGGAGCGCGCAAGAAACGGCCATCGCCCCTGCCAGAAAGGCCACGCTTGCCGTCAAAGGAGTTTGCGTCAAAAAAGGCGTAGGAGAGAAAGCGGCACCGGCCCTGCCGGCGGCACCGGCCGGGCCTGTTGTGTCAGGCGGACTTGCGGCGACCGGCGGCACCGGTAGCACCGGTGGCGCCGGTTGAACCGGCTCAGCCGGCCCTCCCGGCGGGAGACCCGGCAAGTCGGTTGGGAGGCTTCCTCCCGGGACCCCATTCCCCCCCGGCACATGGCCCCTTCCGGGAGAGAGAGTTTCTTTCTTTTCAAAAAGGGCCAAGGGAAACAAGATCCGAACAGTCGTCCCCTTCCCCAATTCCGATTCCACCTTCACCGTTCCGCCAAGCGATTTGGTGATTTTCATGACGCTGGCGGCCCCGTAACCGTTGCCCGGAATTGACCGATCAATCATTTCCCGCGCCCGCCAGCCCATTCGGCCATAATTTTTCACATCTTCCGGCGACATCCCCATGCCATTGTCCTGGACAGTAACAACAACCAGACGATCCCCCAAAATTTCCTCCACCGCAATCCTCACCGCCGGTAGCACCGGTGGCGCCGGTAGCACCGGTGGCGCCGGTAACATCGGTGGCAATTGATCTTCCGCGGGGGTATCGGCCTTGACGCATTTTGCGGCATTGGTGATCAGATTGATGACAATGTGCGACAGGTCTTCAAGATGCAACTCGTTTTTAAACCCCCAACTTCTCAATTCCTCATCCATCTCGACATCAAGGCGCACCCATTTTCCTTCCCTGGGATTGATGGAAAACTTCCGGGCAACCCCGATAACAGAGCCCAGATCACGCGGAGGGGGGAGCCAGTCAAAATTTGCCTCCGTCCCTTTGACAAGATGGTCTCTTGTCTCTTCGTCATGCCCCAAAAGGGCGCAGAGGATATTGTTAAAATTATGCCCCAACTCCCCCACCTCTTCCCAACCGGGGGCCCTGGCCTCGCTCACCCGGATGATCCGTTCTCTCACCTGCTCCGCAATCTGCTCCACCAGACCCACAAGGGGGGCAACCATTTCGTTGTAAGCTTCAAGCGTGGGAGTCTCGTCGCTCCCCTGAATTGCCGCCAAACGGCGATGGGCCTCGATTCGGGCAGAATCAATGGCCTTTTTGTATCTCCAGATTTCTTCCTCGGTCTCCCGGACAAAACGGGCCTCGGCTTCCCGTTCTTCATAGAGCCGGGCCAGTTCCGCCGAAACCCGCTTCCAGACCCCCACGAGATCGGAAGGCTCCGCCACATAAACCGGCTGGATCCCTCCACGAAGGTCTTCCGGATAGTTCGCGGCCGAAAATCGGCCCCTCCAAAACGCCGCGTGGTCATCCAGATGAAGAATGTTGACGCGGTCCGGGGTCACCCCGTTTTGCCTGAAACCTTCCGCCTGAATCTCCGGATCGGCCGGATGTTCGGGGGGACGTTCCCGATACTTGAACATTGAGAGATCGCCGCCGAATTTTAAAAATCGGGCCTTCAATTCACGAAAACGGTTGGGCCTTTCGTTAATCCGGACAGAATAGTCGGGATCGATTTCCGCCCACGTCTCGGCATCCAAAAATTCCCGGGGAAAGCTCCCGAAAAGATAAAAGGCATGAACATTCGGATCGTTCTGAAGAACCGCGAAAAACTCAAGCGCCCTTTCGGGGGTGTCGAACACCCCGTTGTAATCAAGAAGAAGCACCGTCGGGTTGGCGGGGTCGATTTGAAGGAATCGGGAGAGATATGAAGGAGGCGGTTTTTTTTCCGCGGGCCATCGGCTTTGAACGCCGGGTAAAGGATGGCTACCGATCGGCCCGGCAATTCGCGTCAGTTTATCATGGCTTCG includes:
- a CDS encoding sensor histidine kinase — protein: MLDFEPLFDALERRGWYEDYFDERQRRELAVARRANAVEGLLGRDDKVRQAVAVTLDLPFIRRELWRSHDKLTRIAGPIGSHPLPGVQSRWPAEKKPPPSYLSRFLQIDPANPTVLLLDYNGVFDTPERALEFFAVLQNDPNVHAFYLFGSFPREFLDAETWAEIDPDYSVRINERPNRFRELKARFLKFGGDLSMFKYRERPPEHPADPEIQAEGFRQNGVTPDRVNILHLDDHAAFWRGRFSAANYPEDLRGGIQPVYVAEPSDLVGVWKRVSAELARLYEEREAEARFVRETEEEIWRYKKAIDSARIEAHRRLAAIQGSDETPTLEAYNEMVAPLVGLVEQIAEQVRERIIRVSEARAPGWEEVGELGHNFNNILCALLGHDEETRDHLVKGTEANFDWLPPPRDLGSVIGVARKFSINPREGKWVRLDVEMDEELRSWGFKNELHLEDLSHIVINLITNAAKCVKADTPAEDQLPPMLPAPPVLPAPPVLPAVRIAVEEILGDRLVVVTVQDNGMGMSPEDVKNYGRMGWRAREMIDRSIPGNGYGAASVMKITKSLGGTVKVESELGKGTTVRILFPLALFEKKETLSPGRGHVPGGNGVPGGSLPTDLPGLPPGGPAEPVQPAPPVLPVPPVAASPPDTTGPAGAAGRAGAAFSPTPFLTQTPLTASVAFLAGAMAVSCALPASASFAPWTMPAPALPPIPI